TTGTAGTTAGTTTAACAGTATACCTATTTCACTTTTCTGTCTTACCaccaataaaaaattgatatataaacatttttataaaagaaaagatccACAATTAGTTACCTTTATAAACAAAAGTGAGTTACACAAACTATAGAAAGTGTAATTAAGAGAAggaaacaaaacataaaaattatgttttaaataagaTGCTATTTACATTCATGAAGTTGATAGAAAATATTGATGGGTAATTTTATCTTAAAGTACAGTTATAGCATTAATGGATAATTATAACTTCTACATCTTTTATAATGATAAGTTGATAGGAATGATGAAATTAtagttaacttaaaaaaatgagTAGAGATTAGCTATGGTTACAAACTCATTTcatacaaaattacaaattttaaaatatgagaaTTATATTCAagattagaaaagaaaacaatggattagtgttttttttattattattattataatatatcagATAGACTTAGgtcattttaaaaatgatagatAAGAGAAAATTGTAATAGAGATTTCAGTTTCAAAGTgtataatatcttatttttatcccACATCTTTAAAGGTAAAGTTTGCaatctacttatatattataatttgatcttatctttagtcgacaTTGTGAGACTTTCAATGAAAACAGAGAAGTGAAGCAATTGAAATATATCTTCACCTTTCAATCTAAGGAGAATAAATCCTCAAAACATATTATATCTAAGATGTTATTACTTCTTCAACTCTTTGATACATTCTCAAAAGACAAAATCATGAAAGAGTTACAATATCTAAAAGAGACAATACTTTAAATGCACTAATACTCATAAAAGAATCTAAATCAATGCATTTAAGGGAGTGAAGGTTAAAAACAGATCACAAGTCCTTTCCATATACCTTATGTTGATATATCTTATTCTCAGGTATTTCTTGCCAGCACATCCCTCATGAGTTGCTTTGGAGCTGGAACGGATAGAGTGAATTCATGtaaaaaatttgatgaaagCGGATTATTTGTTATTACTGTGCTATTCTTTCATTCTTGTCTAACCTGGCAACCTTGTGAACCTTTCAAACTGCACGAATGCTTGATTGATGAACATTTCTGTACCATAAACGATGGCAGCACCAACTTCTCGTGCTTCTCGAAGGAGTCTTGTCAACTTTGGTGTGTAAATGGCATCAAATACCAAGGAGTAGTGTTTCAAGGCTTCCTGTTAAAACATTGAAACTATCATTAGTGTTACTTTTTAGAGTAACTTATTGTAACTTGTGGTAATATCAGAATATGCAACACTAACACCAAACCTTTGGTACGAGTGACTGGTGAATTTTTGGTTCCATTCCAACAGATGTAGCATTTGCGAGAATCATGCCTTGTTCTGGGTGGAAGTTCTCTAATTCAGATAAAGTAATAGCCTTTCCTCCCACTCTGTTGGCTAGTTCTTGGGCTTTGGCtgataacaaagaaaataaacagaTTATGCTCCTCATCTTCATTCATCACAAGGAATGAATTATCAAACTAAGCCAACAACACTTTCTCACAATATGTACGATTAGCAACAACTATTCTTGCACCCTTTTGTTTTCCACCGAATGCTAGTGCCTTTCCTGCCCCACCAGCTCCTATGACCACAAACAGTTTACCATATAAAGGTGAACCAGACATGGATCGTCCGTTTGAATCTGCAAACAATTGTAACaaaaagcctataaataaaccAAAACCTTGCATAGTCCTCTTCCTCAATATCTGCAAACAAAATACAGAAACTTATGTATAAACCCTGTAGTCGTTCCTCGATAGCTGCAATGGCCCCAAGATAATCCATATTATAACCTATCAGTTTTCCATTACTCGGCCTCCTAATCATGCAGCTAATAGCTCCTATTGCCTGATAAAATGATTTGATTAGGATGCTAAATTAAGTTCAAATGATAGAAAAAATGGACAGAGGCTTCTTAAGGTCAAATAGTAAATACCTTAGCAACAGGATCGACTTCATCACAACATCTAAGTCCATCCACCTTGTGAGGAATCGTGTAACTGTTTTCGTTAAAGAACTAAGAATTACTAGCAATCGTGAGATTGAAACCATAATTTTGACATAATCATTACATGATCCTGCTAAGTTTTTGTGACCACATGACTCTATTAAATAAGCTTTATATAGATCATTTACGTATGTTCTAAAGTATATTAAGAATAAAGTTACAGGTCAATAACACCAAGGGAAAGTATAGAAAAGCGGGAATGGCTTTATTCAACCATGTGTTAATTAGAAGAATCTTGTAGGATACCATCATACCTGTATCCAACAAAATCAAGAGATGAGTAAGTGCTGAGAAAATCTGAGACATTATCGACCAAGAAAGGCATGTAAACTCCATCAAATCCCATAGACTTGAAAGCTGCATTATAAAGATGAGGACTTTTGCTATGACTGATAGGATTTCCTATAACACCGTGTACTTTAGTGTCAACCCCAATGTGTCTAAAATTGTACAAATCTAACAATTCTTTGATAGTTGGTTGCCCAGGAGATGATACAGCACCATCCTCAATTGAACCAAACGTGAGAAATCCTCCAAATTTTGCGCAGAGTACCCTTGACAAAATCCCCTTCTCACCAACTGCAATTCCTATCATTGGGACCTGCAGTTATTCAATTAATCAAACTCAGCACGTgtataaatgaatatattaattaGTAAGATACGTATTGTtcatgttatttaatatttttccttaagaaaattatacatttattttgttcaaaaaTAACATCTCGTTTTTGAAACCCTTTTAAAGTAGTTTGTagaagtaaataaatttaaacttaaaaagtgcatcaattaacatttaatttaagataaacataaataaatatagaagaGAAGTTACTTGAGAGTGTAGTAAGAGTTGGAGAAGACGTGCAGAATCCGTGATGTCTAAGGCAGTCGTAGTAATCTTCACTATATCTGCCCCTGAAGCTTGAATTGTAGCAGCAAGGTTACCGATTTCCTCCACAGATGGTGTATTTTCCAAGTTGTGTGAAGACACAACCATCTTCACACTCTCTGCCTTCTTCCATCCAATGCCATTGTAAAACTCATGGGCCACCttcaaaacacaaaacacaGACACACTCTTGAAAATCCAatatcgactagaaataaagtaaacttttgtaaattttatgagattgagttagatttagaaactcactttctaatacaTACTTGTGactttagatttaaaatatacttcgattatttagattttttttttgaattcagTTATCTATATTAAAATACGTTTGAATTAGATTTTTGAAAGATTTAATTCTTGTCTTGCTCAGGTGTTACCACTAAACTCTACATAATTTAACCTCATTAATAGGTGATCTGTACTTAAATTTAAGGACACATTAAATATTATACCTAACtctatattaaatatgaaaaaactaatcgtttttataaattataccTAATTCATTATATCTAGGTTGCGAAGGTTTGTTTTAGtgtaaataatgttttcttttggtttggaatttttaatgaatctcttataaataagtaaataatcttttatatatttgtttatttggttAACAGTTATAGTTTATTGAATGTGTGATATTTCTTTAATAGTGTTTAAAACATTGAAGTGAGATGTTacaatttcaacaaatttttattcaaaaattaaatttagaagatatatatatatatatatatatatatatataacaattttcatttttttgaacttaaaataaaattttaaataggcatcaaattaatttgcaaatatcaaaatattttctttttaaaaatatgaatttgattttaaaatctaatgtaattatttaaatttaagtatataaaaaacccaaggtaattttaaaataaaatatacatttatatttaatttcgaTCTAATTATTTAGCTTTACATTGAATTGAATTATTCATTCCCTGAGCAGTAGTTTGATGCAATGTCCCTTTGAACTTGATTAAATGCAAACACAGCTTGTCAATCATAGATTATTACatgtgatgaaattgtaaatttttgtaataaatattttaagttacatatattaaatagatatatgtagtgcatttttattattaaaaaaaattacatacacGAAAACAATATTAGAGCTACTTGCATGCATGTACCTTTCTATTTACCAAGTAAGAGAGAAATGTAAACTCCTTCAAATTATGTTATCAGTAgtactttaatatttaataatgaaatgCGTATGTATGATATaatgacttaaaaaaaaatattgtctgatgtaaaataaatgaaacttaAATGAAGAATTGTTTTTAGGTAGTATCCGTAACAGCAGCacatttgaatttattatgttttgcaGCGTAGGTAAAGAGTATAGCAACTAATTAAATTACCTTTAATTCAACTTCAACAAACTCACACTCCAAATCAATGGCTAGACGTAGAGCTTCTTGTCGTTTGGTTTCATCACCCTCGTACTTTCCTCCTTCCCATATTGGTCTGAAATGAAAGCATGCATGAGTTACAACTCAGAACTGAAACCTGACAAAATGAAAATGCTGTGcaaatttattcatataaacCTATAGCTGATTAAAATGGGCAAAGGACGGTTATTGATCAGAAACGGAAGATGTTGAGTAGGGTGGAAGTCCTTCAACAAATCCAACCGAGCCTCTACTAAGTCAGCACCCAATTCTTTTGCCTTCACCATCTCAAACACCATTCCTTCCACCGTCTCTGCCGTCGTTGAACCACAAATCAGTGTTGAGTTTCTTCTACCTTCATTTCGAATTCCTGCGTCGCACTGGAACTGGATTTGGCCACCGtgttattatatattcaataaCAGATAATGATAAGCATATATACaatcttcaaattttaagataaagGATACATCTTATTCCAAGTACATTCATAATAAAAActgatttcattttctttcagaTAATGTGTACAGAGcttcatttttgtttaaagaaagaaaacaaactaaaatcATTACCGGGGCGCTGTTCCTGCTGCTGATAGTCATTTGGCGAGGAAGTGAGGTTAAACGAGTGTGCTATGCTGCAGAGGAAAAGAAATTTAGGAAAATAGGCAAATGTTCCACGTTTAGTGTTTCTACTATTCCTTCCTTCAGGCGAAGAATATATTGAGGATGAGTGTTTAACATGCCATACATAGAGATAATTGCTATTCAAAACACAAAAAGGAAATAATGTATGGCCTTTTAAACATAAAACCATAGGCTCGTATTGCGTGATTCATTACAGGACTGAAGAATGAAAGCGAGAATAACGAGATGGGCAGTATGAATCTACTTTCACTGTAAAATCATGGAAAAATTAACATAAAGCAATTGTTTGTTTGTTCACAAAATTACAGTTATTTCGGAAAAATAACCAAAATGTATGTGCTGGCCGTAGACAATCCGATTTACTTATGGTAAAATGAAGGTGAATAAATGGTATTATAACCTTTTTATTTGCTTCTAGTTATTCGAAGGTTTAAATAAGTATGACTTAAGAGATTTCACTTCCACGAACTCCAATCATGATATTGGGAGGATAAACAGTATTGTTTGGACTAAAAGTATTCCACTTTAAATAAGGAGATTATAAACTGGATGTTCTATCACGGCTAGTATTCACTAAGGCCAATTGCCTCAGCCGCCGAGAAAACATGGATCAACGTAGTAAGAGATGAAAATCCCAAGGAGCGTACACAACACTCAGTTTTATACTATCCACATAAGTGATATCTATCTACCAGACAGCCATATCTAATTATTTATACTTGTACAACTGGGTAGCTTTGCATATACAAATGGGGAGACGTACATGATTATAGACTAAATACTACAGAAATCAGATCGAATATCACTGACAGTCGAGTATACAGATCCCCCCACTATTACATTTATAAGGTGGATTTATGCCTAAACTTCTGCTATTAAAAAATTCAGGGAAATTCAAAATGTTAGTAGCTTCCTGCGGACGGTGTTATGGGTGCAAACGGTATCCCAAGAAGACACATATAAGCGCCACCATACAGACATATAAAAGTGGGAATCCGACTTGAACTTTTCTTGGACCTTTATTAATAAGATCTGcctacaaaaagaataaaaccacCATTAAGAAATGAAATATACTGACCCTAAAAGAAGAAACGGAATAAAATTGCAAAAGTTCGTGCCCTACACGGGGAATAATTCTAAAGCAACAGATATCTTATTTACAATACTCATTATTACTTTCTCAAGACAAAGCACCATTGGTGTGTTGACAGTAATTCAAACTCCAGAATGGCAGACAACTTATATTCATCTCAGGTATTACGGCAAGAACCAATTAATAAAGGTCACAATAAATACTACTAATAAAACAACACAGTAGTGACTGCCAAGCTTACTAGTTTTTCTTGCAAGATTTTTGTCTCATGATTGCTGAGCCTCCTCTCCTCTGTTAACTTTGATATTGTTACTCCAGACTGCAGAGTAAATAAGAAACAAGCAATAAGAAACAATATCCTCTCAAGACCCACTATTACTTCCGCGCCCCGTTTTAATGAGGAAACCCATAGGATCCATTGCTAtttgcaacaaaaaaaaaaaaagacattttcaaaaaatcaaGTATATAAAGTTGACAAACTAATCAAGCCTAAAAAGAATGTAAAAGTCTGCTAATACAGTTTACCATTTTGTGACCCCTAATCATGACACAAATTGCACCCCTGTATATTAAAAAGGACGTTAAAAGAGCAGCCTTGCTGTATCCTTTGGTTTTTCTAATTCCAACTTATATTGTTAAACACAATGTAGTGGATCTCAAATGAAAGGAAGGGAAAAAGTAATGTAAATAACAATCAAGCATACAATCCCACAAAAACCTTTGAAGccatataatttaaaacaagtaTGCTAATAAATATTTCAGTATACTGAAAAGGGTCTAAAGAATACTTCATTTTTCAAACCTCTCGAACGAAAACTAGCCCAAAATGTTCCATGAGAAGggataaaaataatcaaactaCTGATCTAATcatagaaaaatttataaaccaAAGTTGCTTCAATTTGCAACTTACTAGGAAGCATGTCACATACGCAAGcagataaaaatattcaacaacaaaGAATGGTGACATGCCAAACCTCATTTAGTTTTGACTCAAGTCCATCAAGCTTTAACTTCATCTCTTCAATAGCTTTCAATAATTTGAGCTCCTCTATACTCTTTGAAACTCTTAACTCGGCTTCTTTTTCTAGCTTCAgttcctcaacattttttaatgcTTCCAACTCCATATCTTTTGACATTTTTAACTCTTCAACGTTTTCTGGCTTCAGTTCCTCAATATTCTCTTTTGTTTTGAACTCCACATCTTTTGACATTTTTAACTCTGTTTCTGGATTCAGTTCCTTTACAGAATTTTCTGGGTCTAAATTCTGAACTTCTGACACTTTCAACCCACCTGCATTCTCTGGTTTAAACTCCTCTGCATTCTTTACTTTGTTCAAATCCCGAACTTTAGACACTTTCAACTCTGTTGCTTTCTCTGGTTTCAGCTCCTCTGCATTCCTTGCTTTGTTAAAATCCATAACATTAGACACTTTGAACTGTGTTGCTTTATCTGGTTTCAGCTCCTCTGCATTCTTTACTTTGGTCGAATCCGTATCTTTTGACACTTCTACCCCTAACCTTTTTTGTGGTTTCAGTTCATCTACGTCCTTTACCATGTTCGACTGCTTATCTTTGGACACTTTTAACTGTGCTTCTTCATTTGGCTCCTCTACGTCCTTCATAGTGTCCAACCCCATATAATAATCTGCCCTCAAATCCATATCCTCTTCTAGCTTTAATACCTCATGAACCCTGTCTGGATTTTTGAGAACCTGACATACACAATGAGCAGGACAAAACATTTGAATGATCTGCACAACACTTatgaattaaaatcttaaaattgatCATCCTTACATGCACAAAGACTACCAAAAACAGCAGAGATAACAGCTCacagaaaataagaaattttataacaCGCTTAAAGAATGCTTCCAAAGTGacacaacaaaacataaaaatttgcAACTCTAACGATGCAccttttaaattatgaaaataacaatCTACAGATAAAAACCAACAAAAGCCTTAAAATATGTAGCTAAGAAATTCGATTATCTTGTCTCAGGGATTTCAAGTATCTCGAAAACGAAATAGAGAAAAGACAATAATTTGGCCAAGTATTGGTGAAGTTTATTCTGACCATCGGCTCTGGCGATTGGGTTTCATCTTTACTATATATCTGAACTTTTCCATGATCAAGACCATTCTTAAAGTCACCATTAGTAGGAGAGACATCAGGTGAATTGGGTGGGCTGATCAGGGTCACCTTCAGCTTATTCTCTTCTATATatttacttccatctttaataAACTGCCATTACCAAACAATAAGtcaaaaaatatagaaatcaataaaaaatccACCATAGTACCAAACCACACAGTATTAAATATCCATACCAGGCTAGACGTAACTTCGTCACTGGTTGTTTCGGCGGGAACCACTGTGCCCTGGATTAAGAACTTGTCCTTGCACACCATATCTTCAGGTATTTCCCTTTGGGCTTGCATTGTAACTGTTTGATGACAAATGCAAGgaataaaagttgaatttgGGAGGGAGAAGAGGACAGAAACTACGATGCTAAAATTAATTTCCATATTTGAGGATTCATCTTCAGCTGTTGTTTTGGGAAAACTGGTATtctttgaaaaaacaaatttcattaaaaaactGCCTGTTGCAAATACAgcaatttaaaattgaaaagcgACATAAGTAGTCAAAGAGAACTATGTCGTGCCAAATTCAGGCAATTAGGCCTCCATCCCAAAATAATCCACCACAATGACTAAACTTATTCTCGATAGAGATTAACTAATGTATATAATGACAAGTCAAGTATCTCAAAAGGGAAAAAcaccaaacaaaaacacacataaGACGAAGCTATACCGATGAATTCAGAAGTAGCTTTCGGCACGAGCACTCCAACATTTGGACGCACCGAATATTTCTTAGGCGACGTCGTTTTGACCTGCGAACATCAACAATACCAAAATGATTAATCTCCCCGCCCAGCCCTGTGTCTAGCCCCAAGCAACAAGCACAAAAGAAAGGTGTTCAGACCTTGAACGCCACATAGTCAAAGGTGTTGTTAGTTAACCGAACCGAGCAAGAACTTTGCTTCTTCAATTCAACTACACAAGCAAAAGATCACGGCATATTATCCAACCgaccacacaaacacacaagtAATAATGGATTCAACAGCATCAG
This genomic interval from Vigna radiata var. radiata cultivar VC1973A chromosome 8, Vradiata_ver6, whole genome shotgun sequence contains the following:
- the LOC106771609 gene encoding bifunctional 3-dehydroquinate dehydratase/shikimate dehydrogenase, chloroplastic, with product MTISSRNSAPFQCDAGIRNEGRRNSTLICGSTTAETVEGMVFEMVKAKELGADLVEARLDLLKDFHPTQHLPFLINNRPLPILISYRPIWEGGKYEGDETKRQEALRLAIDLECEFVEVELKVAHEFYNGIGWKKAESVKMVVSSHNLENTPSVEEIGNLAATIQASGADIVKITTTALDITDSARLLQLLLHSQVPMIGIAVGEKGILSRVLCAKFGGFLTFGSIEDGAVSSPGQPTIKELLDLYNFRHIGVDTKVHGVIGNPISHSKSPHLYNAAFKSMGFDGVYMPFLVDNVSDFLSTYSSLDFVGYSYTIPHKVDGLRCCDEVDPVAKAIGAISCMIRRPSNGKLIGYNMDYLGAIAAIEERLQDSNGRSMSGSPLYGKLFVVIGAGGAGKALAFGGKQKGARIVVANRTYSKAQELANRVGGKAITLSELENFHPEQGMILANATSVGMEPKIHQSLVPKEALKHYSLVFDAIYTPKLTRLLREAREVGAAIVYGTEMFINQAFVQFERFTRLPAPKQLMRDVLARNT
- the LOC106772587 gene encoding vesicle-associated protein 2-2 isoform X1, with amino-acid sequence MSKASILEIEPKELKFIFELKKQSSCSVRLTNNTFDYVAFKVKTTSPKKYSVRPNVGVLVPKATSEFIVTMQAQREIPEDMVCKDKFLIQGTVVPAETTSDEVTSSLFIKDGSKYIEENKLKVTLISPPNSPDVSPTNGDFKNGLDHGKVQIYSKDETQSPEPMVLKNPDRVHEVLKLEEDMDLRADYYMGLDTMKDVEEPNEEAQLKVSKDKQSNMVKDVDELKPQKRLGVEVSKDTDSTKVKNAEELKPDKATQFKVSNVMDFNKARNAEELKPEKATELKVSKVRDLNKVKNAEEFKPENAGGLKVSEVQNLDPENSVKELNPETELKMSKDVEFKTKENIEELKPENVEELKMSKDMELEALKNVEELKLEKEAELRVSKSIEELKLLKAIEEMKLKLDGLESKLNESGVTISKLTEERRLSNHETKILQEKLILLIKVQEKFKSDSHFYMSVWWRLYVSSWDTVCTHNTVRRKLLTF
- the LOC106772587 gene encoding vesicle-associated protein 2-2 isoform X2, with product MSKASILEIEPKELKFIFELKKQSSCSVRLTNNTFDYVAFKVKTTSPKKYSVRPNVGVLVPKATSEFIVTMQAQREIPEDMVCKDKFLIQGTVVPAETTSDEVTSSLFIKDGSKYIEENKLKVTLISPPNSPDVSPTNGDFKNGLDHGKVQIYSKDETQSPEPMVLKNPDRVHEVLKLEEDMDLRADYYMGLDTMKDVEEPNEEAQLKVSKDKQSNMVKDVDELKPQKRLGVEVSKDTDSTKVKNAEELKPDKATQFKVSNVMDFNKARNAEELKPEKATELKVSKVRDLNKVKNAEEFKPENAGGLKVSEVQNLDPENSVKELNPETELKMSKDVEFKTKENIEELKPENVEELKMSKDMELEALKNVEELKLEKEAELRVSKSIEELKLLKAIEEMKLKLDGLESKLNESGVTISKLTEERRLSNHETKILQEKLADLINKGPRKVQVGFPLLYVCMVALICVFLGYRLHP